One window of Mobula birostris isolate sMobBir1 chromosome 16, sMobBir1.hap1, whole genome shotgun sequence genomic DNA carries:
- the wdr6 gene encoding tRNA (34-2'-O)-methyltransferase regulator WDR6, giving the protein MECESVSLLAPVTALQFVGDFILSGEGACVSLHSRNSPNGRGRKLWCNVLRNYRIHGIKPCHGTTGLTLLAVFGGKGVAVLELRTQENGEPVLRPMGPLYELHDWIWDLRWLQASDASAGCFALALGHNSVALCDYWGRRTLREVHCKEKCILYSALLLGRSWDELALVSGTVFNQLVLWRMTGPTDREGRVRVDRRVSGHSGVIFSIDYLPWNRVLVSASDDRSVRLWKVGSLPHALEGGDGGAECLLQLYGHQSRVWQVRLLPDRVISVGEDSACLVWSYNGKVTHSFRGHRGSVRALAVSEDGEWAATGGADSGIRLWRVRDEEAEEMTNTVLFLGEADDLRNPRALCLVDPTLLLVLTGTGSVYSYHMDTGEHECLMQDPKYQSYGLLVATRLPGGAVLCVLGNLEGCLKAFPLAQPEGMAIERHEHRGKVHSLTWASQEGQGPGQGHLFSSGAEGKMVWWEVGWAAGRLSLKVRCRFLLPPCRHRWHTDVTFLPGSPYLVCGDRRGSVLLYPMAGSLAPAHQPVSVLPGLHGPSGVTSVLCYQGLVYSTGRDGRYREIRVDEEGRLVLLMSWRPPKGVEWLERLVPAPGGAQLLALGFRGSDFLAWNLETEQQLMRVTCGGGHRSWSFNPSESGRHLFVYIKSGAVYACRVRPSTGSTGKSLQQPLHGREITCVSLVARPEARTIALATGSEDTTLHILTLDLPSGRLTRLTTVGNHISSVRTLATAPGRGRVSSTLLFSAGGRAELQCFRLLFGHEDTDLSLRCQVEHLGSHRLAEDWERRKNRHKMLKMDPETRYMSIAVVDSGVDPGKDPHPSWHFLGAACSDGALRVFVIDECEKRVLLLAESFYHQRCVLKLQTFMHQPTTRGRRIFFCSAATDGRIALWDISGITEKAKAADILPERTHQPWDLGSPCLVFKAHQNGVNSLDIRPLGNGCYLLASGGDDNAIRVWVICVVSGHHSDGAPVPSSDKQGEITDVELTGGRNGAGPIDLQVEDEGWNHLEVIAEGWGADRKVTLQVLKGPFVESAHAAQVTGLRILSSRLLASTSIDQRLTHWALSRCSLSLVHSRWCQVADIAELECWDGDPAGTRFFAVCGDGLQVLKSCQKGDCGLDNADAGSLR; this is encoded by the exons ATGGAGTGTGAGTCGGTGTCGCTGCTCGCGCCTGTCACCGCTTTGCAGTTCGTGGGGGACTTCATCCTCTCAG GTGAAGGAGCCTGCGTGTCGCTCCATTCCCGGAACTCTCCAAATGGCCGTGGCAGAAAACTTTGGTGCAACGTACTACGGAATTACCGCATCCATGGGATCAAGCCATGCCACGGCACTACTGGGCTCACCTTGCTGGCAGTGTTCGGAGGGAAGGGGGTGGCTGTGCTGGAGCTGCGGACGCAGGAGAACGGGGAGCCAGTGCTGCGGCCGATGGGCCCTCTGTACGAACTGCACGATTGGATCTGGGACCTCCGGTGGCTCCAAGCGTCAGACGCCTCAGCTGGCTGCTTTGCCCTGGCGCTTGGGCACAACTCTGTGGCTCTGTGTGACTACTGGGGGCGGCGCACCCTGCGTGAGGTTCACTGCAAGGAAAAGTGCATCCTGTACTCCGCCCTCCTGCTCGGCCGGAGTTGGGATGAGCTGGCGCTGGTCTCTGGGACCGTCTTCAACCAGCTCGTCCTGTGGCGGATGACAGGACCGACTGATAGGGAGGGCAGGGTGAGAGTGGACAGGCGCGTCAGCGGTCACAGCGGGGTCATCTTCAGTATCGATTACCTGCCGTGGAATAGAGTCCTCGTCTCGGCCTCGGATGACAGGAGCGTGAGGCTGTGGAAGGTGGGGAGCCTGCCTCACGCGTTGGAGGGCGGGGACGGTGGGGCTGAGTGCCTCCTGCAGCTCTACGGCCACCAGTCGCGGGTTTGGCAGGTGCGGCTGCTGCCCGACCGTGTGATCAGTGTTGGAGAAGACTCGGCGTGCCTGGTCTGGAGCTACAACGGGAAGGTCACCCACAGCTTCCGAGGGCACAGGGGGAGCGTGAGGGCGCTGGCAGTCAGTGAGGATGGAGAGTGGGCTGCCACGGGAGGGGCGGACTCGGGCATCAGGCTGTGGAGGGTCAGGGATGAGGAAGCGGAGGAGATGACCAACACTGTGCTCTTCCTGGGCGAGGCTGATGACCTGAGGAACCCGAGAGCTCTGTGCTTGGTTGACCCTACCCTGTTGTTGGTCCTGACGGGCACTGGGAGTGTCTACAGCTACCATATGGACACTGGGGAGCACGAGTGCCTTATGCAGGACCCCAAATACCAGTCCTACGGCTTGCTGGTGGCTACCAGGCTCCCGGGTGGTGCTGTCCTATGCGTCTTGGGCAACCTGGAGGGCTGCCTGAAGGCCTTCCCACTTGCCCAGCCGGAGGGGATGGCGATCGAGCGACATGAGCACCGGGGCAAAGTGCACAGTCTGACCTGGGCCAGCCAGGAGGGGCAGGGGCCAGGCCAGGGCCACCTCTTCTCGTCGGGGGCTGAGGGGAAGATGGTATGGTGGGAGGTGGGCTGGGCTGCGGGCCGACTGAGCCTGAAGGTCAGGTGCCGCTTCCTGCTGCCTCCCTGCAGGCACAGGTGGCACACCGATGTCACCTTTCTGCCCGGTTCCCCGTACTTGGTGTGCGGCGATCGCCGGGGCTCGGTGCTGCTTTACCCAATGGCGGGGTCTCTGGCGCCAGCCCACCAGCCGGTCTCAGTGCTGCCGGGCCTCCACGGGCCGTCGGGTGTCACCTCGGTGCTGTGTTATCAGGGCCTGGTCTACAGCACTGGCCGGGATGGTCGCTATAGGGAGATTCGGGTGGATGAGGAGGGCAGGCTGGTCCTGCTAATGAGTTGGCGGCCCCCGAAGGGCGTGGAGTGGTTGGAGCGGCTAGTGCCTGCACCTGGTGGAGCCCAGCTCCTGGCTCTGGGCTTCCGTGGCAGCGACTTCCTGGCCTGGAACCTAGAGACAGAGCAGCAGCTGATGAGGGTGACCTGCGGTGGGGGGCACCGCTCCTGGAGCTTCAACCCCTCGGAGAGCGGGCGGCACCTCTTCGTCTACATCAAGTCGGGCGCAGTCTATGCCTGTCGAGTGAGGCCAAGCACTGGGAGCACTGGGAAGTCCCTTCAGCAGCCCTTGCACGGTCGGGAGATCACCTGTGTCAGTCTGGTGGCCAGGCCCGAGGCCCGCACCATTGCGCTGGCTACCGGCAGTGAAGATACCACCCTCCACATCCTCACCCTCGACCTGCCCTCAGGCCGGCTCACCAGGCTCACCACTGTTGGCAACCATATCTCCAGTGTGAGGACCTTAGCCACGGCCCCGGGCAGGGGTCGTGTCTCCTCGACCCTGCTCTTCTCTGCCGGCGGGCGAGCCGAACTGCAGTGCTTCCGCCTCCTGTTTGGGCACGAGGACACTGATCTCTCCCTGAGGTGCCAGGTGGAGCATTTGGGCTCCCACAGGTTGGCCGAAGATTGGGAGCGAAGGAAGAACAGGCACAAGATGCTGAAGATGGACCCTGAGACCAG GTATATGTCCATTGCAGTGGTTGATAGTGGGGTGGATCCTGGAAAGGACCCCCATCCCTCCTGGCATTTCCTGGGAGCAGCCTGCAGTGATGGAGCTTTGAG AGTCTTTGTGATCGACGAGTGTGAGAAGAGGGTCCTGCTGCTTGCTGAAtccttctaccaccagcggtgtgTGTTGAAACTGCAAACGTTCATGCACCAGCCAACCACCAGAGGGCG GAGGATATTTTTCTGCAGTGCTGCCACAGATGGACGGATTGCCCTTTGGGATATCTCAGGGATCACCGAGAAGGCCAAGGCTGCAGATATTCTCCCAGAGAGAACCCACCAACCTTGGG ATCTGGGATCTCCCTGCCTGGTGTTCAAGGCCCATCAGAATGGAGTGAATAGTCTGGACATCAGACCTCTAGGCAATGGATGTTACCTCCTGGCCAGTGGCGGAGATGACAACGCCATTCGAGTCTGGGTGATTTGTGTGGTGTCTGGTCACCATAGCGATGGTGCACCAGTTCCGAGCTCAGACAAGCAGGGGGAGATCACAGATGTGGAACTGACGGGAGGCAGGAATGGTGCAGGTCCTATAGACTTGCAGGTGGAAGACGAGGGTTGGAACCACCTGGAAGTGATTGCAGAAGGATGGGGCGCAGACCGCAAGGTCACACTGCAGGTTCTGAAGGGCCCTTTTGTTGAGAGTGCACACGCTGCCCAAGTCACTGGCTTGAGGATCCTGAGCTCGCGGCTACTGGCTTCGACCTCGATCGACCAGCGACTAACTCACTGGGCACTGAGCCGTTGCAGCCTGAGCCTGGTGCACAGCAGGTGGTGCCAGGTCGCAGATATCGCCGAGCTGGAATGCTGGGATGGAGATCCCGCGGGAACTCGCTTCTTTGCCGTCTGTGGTGACGGGCTGCAAGTCCTGAAGAGTTGTCAGAAGGGAGATTGTGGCTTGgacaatgcagatgctggaagtctgagatAA